The Candidatus Zixiibacteriota bacterium genome window below encodes:
- a CDS encoding CaiB/BaiF CoA-transferase family protein — protein sequence MTNSEKPSRALDGVRILSFEQVLSGPFATCLLADMGAEVIKVERPGTGDVIRSWDSVVRGLSSGYVWLNRNKRSLTVDVKQEGGREILHRLARRSDVFFENYAPGVAARLGLGYESLSGLNPRLIYCSLSGYGQDGPYRDVKAYDLLIQGEAGIIATTGYPDRPARAGIAIADIASGMYAAIGILLALYQREKSGQGQYIDVSMFDSIVSWLGYFPHHYWHAGEEPQRIGMRHHYVTPYGPYLAADGEYVNLAVASAADWEIFCREVIERPDLLEDSRFKTVEARRRNRAELEETIERIFLGRDHRHWLARLKKAGLPHGEVRGIASVLAHPQVAARRLIREVESPVGKVPVIANALKMSGSECRYDRVPALGEDTEAILREIGYDSEAIGRLRRDRTI from the coding sequence ATGACGAACAGCGAAAAGCCTTCCCGCGCTCTCGACGGCGTGAGGATCCTCTCCTTCGAGCAGGTGCTCTCGGGGCCGTTCGCGACCTGCCTGCTCGCGGACATGGGCGCGGAAGTGATCAAGGTCGAGCGGCCGGGCACCGGCGACGTCATCCGGAGCTGGGACTCGGTGGTGCGCGGCTTGTCGTCCGGATACGTCTGGCTCAACCGCAACAAGCGCAGCCTGACCGTCGACGTCAAGCAGGAAGGCGGGCGGGAGATCCTGCATCGGCTCGCGCGGCGGTCGGACGTCTTCTTCGAGAACTACGCGCCGGGAGTCGCCGCCCGGCTCGGGCTGGGCTACGAGAGCTTGAGCGGCCTCAACCCGCGCCTGATCTACTGCTCGCTCTCCGGGTACGGGCAGGACGGGCCGTACCGCGACGTCAAGGCCTACGATCTGTTGATCCAGGGAGAGGCCGGCATCATCGCGACCACCGGCTACCCGGACCGTCCGGCGCGGGCGGGGATCGCGATCGCCGACATCGCTTCGGGGATGTACGCCGCGATCGGCATCCTGTTGGCGCTCTACCAGCGCGAGAAGAGCGGCCAGGGCCAGTACATCGACGTCTCGATGTTCGACTCGATCGTTTCCTGGCTCGGCTACTTTCCGCATCACTACTGGCACGCGGGCGAGGAGCCTCAGCGCATCGGGATGCGCCACCATTACGTGACGCCCTATGGTCCCTATCTCGCGGCCGACGGGGAATACGTGAACCTGGCGGTCGCGAGCGCCGCCGACTGGGAAATCTTCTGCCGGGAGGTGATCGAGCGGCCCGATCTGCTCGAGGACTCGCGCTTCAAGACGGTCGAAGCCCGGCGCAGGAATCGCGCCGAGCTGGAAGAGACGATCGAGCGGATCTTTCTCGGCCGCGACCACCGCCACTGGCTGGCGCGGCTCAAGAAGGCCGGCCTGCCTCACGGCGAGGTCCGCGGCATCGCTTCGGTGCTGGCGCATCCGCAGGTTGCGGCGCGCCGGTTGATCCGCGAGGTGGAGTCGCCGGTGGGGAAGGTGCCGGTCATCGCCAACGCGCTGAAGATGTCCGGGAGCGAATGCCGCTATGACCGCGTTCCGGCGCTGGGCGAAGACACCGAAGCGATCCTGCGCGAGATCGGCTACGACAGCGAGGCGATCGGGCGGCTGAGGCGTGACCGGACGATCTGA
- a CDS encoding Spy/CpxP family protein refolding chaperone yields the protein MGNFGRFLSAAAAGLIVLSLSHAGSAAPAGEEGPGKGWGEAGRRKQALLAARAPWVTIALEHRNELDLTGDQVAELEKIRSQHRAQTAPLVRQLREVEEQIAVLLQESPVNLIQTKLKIAEAEKLRSELRYLRIEALENGRSVLTPEQRERLEKLFASGRGFRRPHTRRS from the coding sequence ATGGGCAATTTCGGCAGATTTCTTTCCGCCGCCGCGGCAGGATTGATTGTTCTCTCGCTTTCGCATGCGGGCTCGGCGGCTCCGGCCGGCGAGGAAGGGCCCGGGAAGGGATGGGGCGAAGCCGGGCGGCGCAAGCAGGCGCTGCTCGCCGCCAGAGCCCCGTGGGTCACCATCGCCCTCGAACACCGCAACGAGCTCGACCTGACCGGCGACCAGGTGGCGGAGCTCGAAAAGATACGGAGCCAGCACCGGGCGCAGACCGCTCCGCTCGTCAGGCAGCTGCGAGAAGTCGAGGAGCAGATCGCCGTGCTCCTGCAGGAGAGCCCCGTCAATCTGATCCAGACGAAGCTCAAGATCGCCGAGGCGGAAAAGCTTCGCTCCGAGCTGCGCTATCTGCGGATCGAAGCGCTGGAGAACGGACGGTCGGTTCTGACCCCCGAGCAGAGAGAACGGCTCGAGAAGCTCTTCGCCTCCGGCCGCGGATTTCGCAGGCCGCATACGCGACGCTCCTAG
- a CDS encoding MaoC family dehydratase, with amino-acid sequence MAVKPGWEGRYFEDFEVGDVYRCRLGRTVTEADNIWFTLLTNNTNQIHFNNEYGKRTEFGKCLINSALTLAIVAGMGVADVSENGFALGWDEIKLPNPVFAGDTLYSESEVLEKRESRSKPQWGIVKVRTRGVKQDGSVVIEYTRSVMVWKKAHAPKKDLFPAVKESK; translated from the coding sequence ATGGCGGTCAAACCCGGATGGGAAGGGCGTTATTTCGAGGATTTCGAGGTGGGCGACGTCTACCGCTGCCGCCTCGGGCGCACGGTCACCGAGGCGGACAACATCTGGTTCACGCTGCTGACGAACAACACCAACCAGATCCATTTCAACAACGAGTACGGCAAGCGCACCGAGTTCGGCAAGTGTCTGATCAACAGCGCGCTGACGCTCGCCATCGTCGCCGGGATGGGAGTCGCCGACGTGAGCGAGAACGGCTTCGCGCTCGGCTGGGACGAGATCAAGCTGCCGAATCCGGTCTTCGCCGGCGACACGCTCTATTCGGAGTCCGAGGTCCTGGAAAAGCGGGAGTCGAGGTCGAAGCCGCAGTGGGGCATCGTCAAGGTGCGAACCCGGGGAGTCAAGCAGGACGGCAGCGTCGTCATCGAGTACACGCGCAGCGTGATGGTGTGGAAAAAGGCGCACGCGCCGAAAAAGGACCTGTTCCCGGCGGTCAAGGAAAGCAAATAG
- a CDS encoding acyl-CoA dehydrogenase family protein, with translation MDFNLTAEQLQLREEIRRVCKEFPDSYWRAIDAKKEYPEAFVRKLSELGWLAALIPEEYGGSGLGITEASIILEEINRSGGVATPCHAQMYTMGTLLRHGSEEQKRRYLPRIATGELRLQAFAVTEPNSGSETTRLQTTATRRGDRYVIHGQKIFISRVLQSDLMLLLARTTPYEELEDKTRGLSVFIVDLREAKGRLEVRPLDLMINHHTNALFFDGVEVPAENLVGEEGMGFRYIIDGWNAERILVAAEAIGDGRWFIERAAKYASERVVFGRPIGANQGVQFPIARAFAAIEAADLVRYQAATKFDRNERCGAEANMAKLLASEAAWEAANVCLTTHGGYGFAVDYDVERKFRETRLLTVAPVSNNLVLAYLGQHVLGMPKSY, from the coding sequence ATGGATTTCAACCTGACCGCGGAGCAGCTCCAGCTGCGCGAAGAGATCCGCCGCGTTTGCAAGGAATTTCCGGACTCCTACTGGCGCGCGATCGACGCGAAGAAAGAATACCCGGAAGCCTTCGTGCGCAAGCTTTCCGAGCTCGGCTGGCTCGCGGCGCTGATTCCCGAGGAGTACGGCGGCAGCGGGCTCGGCATCACCGAGGCGAGCATCATCCTCGAGGAGATCAACCGCTCGGGCGGCGTCGCCACCCCGTGCCACGCGCAGATGTACACCATGGGCACGCTGCTGCGCCACGGCAGCGAGGAGCAGAAAAGGCGCTATCTCCCCCGGATCGCGACCGGCGAGCTCCGGCTGCAGGCGTTCGCCGTGACCGAGCCCAACTCCGGCTCGGAAACCACCCGCCTGCAGACCACGGCCACCCGCCGCGGCGACCGGTACGTCATCCACGGGCAGAAGATCTTCATCTCCCGCGTGCTCCAGTCCGACCTCATGCTGCTGCTCGCGCGCACCACGCCCTACGAGGAGCTGGAGGACAAGACCAGGGGCCTGTCCGTCTTCATCGTCGATCTGCGGGAAGCGAAGGGCAGGCTCGAGGTGAGGCCGCTCGATCTCATGATCAACCATCACACCAACGCGTTGTTCTTCGACGGCGTCGAGGTTCCGGCGGAAAACCTCGTCGGCGAGGAGGGAATGGGGTTTCGCTACATCATCGACGGCTGGAACGCCGAACGCATCCTGGTCGCCGCCGAGGCGATCGGCGACGGCCGCTGGTTCATCGAGCGCGCCGCGAAATACGCTTCGGAGCGCGTCGTCTTCGGCCGGCCCATCGGCGCGAATCAGGGCGTGCAATTCCCGATCGCCCGGGCCTTCGCCGCCATCGAGGCCGCGGATCTGGTGCGCTACCAGGCGGCGACCAAGTTCGACCGCAACGAACGCTGCGGCGCCGAGGCCAACATGGCCAAGCTGCTCGCCTCCGAAGCGGCGTGGGAGGCGGCGAATGTCTGCCTCACGACCCACGGCGGCTACGGCTTCGCCGTCGACTACGATGTCGAGCGCAAGTTCCGCGAGACCCGGCTGCTCACGGTCGCGCCGGTGAGCAACAACCTGGTGCTCGCCTATCTCGGCCAGCACGTGCTCGGAATGCCGAAATCCTACTGA
- a CDS encoding amidohydrolase family protein — MAAVDFIVDVHHHYMPPEVFDRLAAQAGGPRIVTREISLTLSPSRKNLDAHLAVMDEAGVGVSILTDQVQVLGPDVARALNDGIAEVERKYPGRFRGAIHLPVHEPEAARRELERGIGELGLRAVALLACHLDIQLDNPVMDPLYEIIQRNGLPIVIHPQSRPTGSETTYNLDRCVFRPLETTQAIVRVLASVLPRFPELKFVMPHLGGAASSLKGRMMAFFEPPDAPVPAGLKGYLKTRSEQNRLGLAERFEALFRRLYFDTAGTGAWHPALAAAFNMTTADRIMFGSDYPLECKSAANLTESLDMIRQAPCSSEERSAMLGKTAAELFGL, encoded by the coding sequence ATGGCTGCGGTCGATTTCATCGTCGACGTCCATCACCACTACATGCCCCCGGAGGTCTTCGACCGCCTGGCGGCGCAGGCCGGCGGGCCGCGGATCGTCACCAGAGAAATCAGCCTGACACTGAGCCCGTCGCGCAAGAACCTCGACGCCCACCTCGCCGTGATGGACGAAGCCGGCGTCGGCGTCTCGATCCTCACCGATCAGGTGCAGGTGCTCGGGCCGGACGTCGCGCGGGCGCTGAACGACGGCATCGCCGAGGTCGAGCGCAAATATCCCGGCCGGTTCCGCGGCGCGATCCACCTGCCCGTGCACGAGCCCGAGGCCGCCAGGCGCGAGCTCGAGCGTGGGATCGGCGAGCTCGGGCTCCGCGCGGTCGCGCTGCTCGCCTGCCACCTCGACATTCAGCTCGACAATCCGGTGATGGACCCGCTCTACGAGATCATCCAGAGGAACGGGCTGCCGATCGTCATCCATCCGCAATCGAGGCCGACCGGCTCCGAAACCACTTACAATCTCGACCGCTGCGTGTTCCGTCCGCTGGAAACGACGCAGGCGATCGTGCGCGTGCTGGCGAGCGTGCTGCCGCGCTTCCCGGAGCTGAAGTTCGTCATGCCGCATCTCGGCGGCGCGGCTTCGTCGTTGAAGGGGAGGATGATGGCGTTCTTCGAGCCGCCGGACGCCCCGGTGCCGGCCGGGCTGAAGGGCTACCTCAAGACCCGCTCGGAGCAAAACCGGCTCGGGCTCGCGGAGCGGTTCGAGGCGCTGTTCCGCCGCCTCTACTTCGACACCGCGGGCACCGGCGCCTGGCATCCCGCGCTCGCGGCCGCGTTCAACATGACGACCGCGGACCGCATCATGTTCGGCAGCGATTACCCGCTGGAGTGCAAGAGCGCCGCGAACCTGACCGAGTCGCTCGACATGATCCGCCAGGCTCCCTGTTCCTCCGAAGAGCGGAGCGCGATGCTCGGGAAGACGGCGGCGGAGCTCTTCGGGTTGTAA
- a CDS encoding MBL fold metallo-hydrolase: MKGTVRLLLPLVWLAAAGASAPVRMTPVKVTDGVYMFEHSRGSGNSTVVITDDGVLVLDFHIDNADQTLAGIRKLTDKKVRYLISSHSAGDHSSGAWHFREDRPIYIATRNQARDLFMQEGREFEQRKSSNDPRYAAYRKGELVRPDIAFDGSMTLYFGGLTFQITAEGRGHSTGDLTVYIPQKRVMLMGDLLDTEIHPGQGESGEIFYSNVQGWIDILDRIMARNLPVDTYVPGHGPVHVGRGVRDLEEQKRYFIVMRDEVARMVRAGKTLEQIEKEFKVPQEFAHYKRPERLRSFLKLFYHQLLEQGY, translated from the coding sequence ATGAAAGGGACGGTTCGGCTTCTTTTGCCCCTGGTCTGGCTGGCGGCGGCCGGCGCCTCGGCGCCGGTCCGGATGACGCCGGTGAAAGTGACCGACGGCGTCTACATGTTCGAGCACTCCCGCGGGTCGGGAAACTCGACCGTGGTGATCACGGACGACGGCGTGCTCGTGCTCGACTTTCACATCGACAACGCCGACCAGACGCTGGCGGGCATCCGCAAATTGACGGACAAGAAGGTGCGGTACCTGATCTCTTCCCACAGCGCCGGCGACCATTCTTCGGGCGCCTGGCATTTCCGCGAGGACCGGCCGATCTACATCGCGACCAGGAACCAGGCCAGAGACCTCTTCATGCAGGAAGGCAGGGAGTTCGAGCAGCGCAAGAGCTCGAACGATCCGCGGTACGCCGCCTACCGCAAGGGAGAGCTGGTGCGGCCCGACATCGCCTTCGACGGCAGCATGACGCTCTACTTCGGAGGGCTCACCTTCCAGATCACGGCCGAAGGCCGGGGCCACAGCACCGGCGATCTCACCGTCTACATCCCGCAGAAGCGCGTGATGCTGATGGGCGACCTCCTCGACACGGAAATCCATCCCGGTCAAGGCGAGTCGGGAGAGATCTTTTACTCGAACGTCCAGGGCTGGATCGACATTCTCGACCGGATCATGGCCCGCAACCTGCCGGTGGACACGTACGTTCCCGGCCACGGGCCGGTGCACGTCGGCCGCGGCGTCCGGGACCTCGAGGAGCAAAAGCGCTATTTCATCGTGATGCGCGACGAGGTCGCCAGGATGGTGCGGGCGGGAAAGACGCTGGAGCAGATCGAAAAGGAATTCAAGGTGCCGCAGGAATTCGCCCATTACAAGAGGCCGGAGCGGCTGCGCAGCTTCCTGAAGCTGTTCTATCACCAGCTGCTCGAGCAGGGCTATTGA
- a CDS encoding MFS transporter translates to MKARTFKLLLPLIAVTVQSNSATTIIPPFLDELRVPVAGIGTLVSLGPIFALASRLPIGMIYERGRARLLIVASVLTMGATNFAYSLASDALTFAIVQALNGFAYGALTTSYMAFYVESLPPEENRNHAMGYYVGTLAVGYSTGNFFGGWFADRFGYDSTFQAAAFLSLVPCVLLWRLHVPEGPAKRGGAKAAGAGVRGSWRALLEPELATVAAVALILNLLHQMGGVFISLYGLSVGMSLTQIGAIRAAYAGCNAITRPISGHVVNRVGHRGLSYAGIPLQSAILMTIPLFTGFGAIMTAYVSSGLMRAIVIVANAVGLVQDVDENRVRRGVASGVYNAAGDLGNILGPAVGGLIAHAAGIGGVFVAGSAGATLLFLFLMGAVRRLRRAAPAAEPS, encoded by the coding sequence ATGAAAGCCCGAACGTTCAAGCTGCTCCTGCCGCTGATCGCCGTCACCGTTCAATCCAACTCCGCGACCACGATCATCCCGCCGTTTCTCGACGAGCTGCGCGTTCCCGTCGCCGGGATCGGCACGCTGGTTTCGCTCGGGCCGATCTTCGCGCTGGCCTCGCGCCTGCCGATCGGCATGATCTACGAGCGCGGCCGCGCCCGGCTGCTGATCGTCGCCTCGGTGCTGACCATGGGCGCGACCAACTTCGCCTACAGCCTGGCCTCGGACGCGCTGACGTTCGCGATCGTGCAGGCGTTGAACGGCTTCGCTTACGGCGCGCTGACGACTTCCTACATGGCTTTCTACGTCGAATCGCTGCCGCCGGAGGAGAACCGCAACCACGCCATGGGCTACTACGTCGGCACGCTCGCGGTGGGCTATTCGACCGGAAACTTCTTCGGCGGGTGGTTCGCCGACCGTTTCGGCTACGACTCGACCTTCCAGGCCGCGGCGTTCCTGTCGCTCGTCCCGTGCGTTCTGCTGTGGCGGCTGCACGTCCCCGAAGGCCCGGCGAAGAGAGGCGGGGCGAAGGCGGCCGGGGCGGGCGTCCGCGGCTCCTGGAGGGCGCTGCTCGAGCCCGAGCTGGCCACGGTGGCGGCCGTCGCGCTGATCCTCAACCTGCTGCACCAGATGGGGGGCGTGTTCATCTCGCTTTACGGCCTGAGCGTCGGGATGAGCCTGACGCAGATCGGCGCGATCCGCGCCGCGTACGCCGGGTGCAACGCGATCACGCGGCCGATCAGCGGCCACGTCGTGAACAGGGTCGGCCACCGGGGCCTCTCCTACGCCGGGATCCCGCTGCAGTCCGCGATCCTGATGACGATCCCGCTTTTCACCGGCTTCGGCGCGATCATGACCGCCTACGTGAGCTCGGGGCTGATGCGCGCGATCGTGATCGTGGCCAACGCCGTCGGGCTGGTCCAGGACGTCGACGAGAACCGGGTGCGGCGCGGCGTGGCCTCGGGGGTTTACAATGCCGCGGGCGATCTGGGGAACATTCTCGGGCCGGCGGTCGGCGGCCTGATCGCCCACGCCGCCGGCATCGGCGGCGTTTTCGTCGCGGGCTCCGCCGGCGCGACGCTGCTCTTCCTGTTCCTGATGGGGGCGGTCCGGCGGCTGCGGCGCGCGGCGCCGGCCGCCGAGCCCTCGTGA
- the pal gene encoding peptidoglycan-associated lipoprotein Pal — MSGRLRHWIGAGSLFALIGCGGGVVSGPRIPWPAWTTENPSVTRARGAPAETAAGGGPSSLDALQRGAPPSTPPSSPLQEIYFDFDSAALRADAVETLQNNARWLKDNPAARVEVEGHCDDRGTNEYNIALGARRARSARDYLARLGVAGERMTTISFGEEVPVCVEKTEDCRQRNRRVRFILVPARPGS, encoded by the coding sequence ATGAGCGGACGATTACGCCACTGGATCGGCGCAGGATCGCTGTTCGCACTGATCGGGTGCGGCGGAGGTGTGGTATCCGGCCCCAGAATCCCCTGGCCCGCCTGGACGACGGAAAATCCAAGCGTGACGCGGGCGCGAGGCGCGCCGGCAGAGACCGCCGCCGGGGGCGGTCCGTCGAGCCTCGACGCCCTGCAGCGCGGCGCGCCGCCGTCGACGCCGCCGTCGAGCCCGCTGCAGGAGATCTACTTCGATTTCGACAGCGCCGCGTTGCGGGCCGACGCGGTGGAAACGCTCCAAAACAACGCGCGATGGCTGAAGGACAACCCCGCGGCGCGCGTCGAGGTCGAAGGCCATTGCGACGACCGCGGCACCAACGAATACAACATCGCCCTCGGGGCCCGGCGCGCGCGCTCGGCGCGAGATTATCTCGCGCGCCTCGGGGTTGCCGGCGAGCGCATGACGACCATCAGCTTCGGCGAGGAGGTGCCGGTCTGCGTCGAAAAGACCGAAGACTGCCGCCAGCGGAACCGGCGCGTTCGCTTCATCCTGGTTCCGGCGCGCCCCGGGTCATGA
- a CDS encoding CoA ester lyase has product MDLKRSWMFVPGHRQKMIDKALGLNADAVMLDLEDGVAPGEKDAARANIAASLPREKAPGSPARFVRINAIGHERMHDDLEAVVRPGLDGLVCPKVETPEEVRRVAEILDEREPKLGMAPGGVRLLIAVESPRGLLNAPAIAASSPRVTGLMFGAEDFGREIGLPAAREGEARDMLYARSALVVAAASAHVQAVDGVWVDLKDSEGLLAFARQSRRLGFSGMSLIHPSQIDPINAVFSPTPDEIDYCRRILQAFEEATARGDGSIAFGGQLIDRPIVERARRTLEMAKTLGLCSS; this is encoded by the coding sequence ATGGACCTCAAGCGCTCCTGGATGTTCGTGCCGGGCCACCGGCAGAAGATGATCGACAAGGCGCTCGGCCTCAACGCCGACGCCGTCATGCTCGACCTCGAGGACGGCGTCGCGCCGGGCGAGAAGGACGCGGCGCGCGCCAACATCGCCGCGTCGCTGCCGCGGGAAAAGGCCCCGGGCTCTCCGGCGCGCTTCGTGCGCATCAACGCCATCGGCCACGAGCGCATGCACGACGATCTCGAAGCGGTGGTCCGCCCCGGTCTCGACGGCCTCGTCTGCCCCAAGGTCGAGACGCCGGAGGAGGTGCGCCGGGTCGCAGAGATCCTCGACGAGCGCGAGCCGAAGCTCGGGATGGCCCCCGGCGGCGTGCGGCTCCTGATCGCCGTCGAAAGCCCGCGCGGCCTGCTCAACGCGCCGGCCATCGCCGCCAGCTCGCCGCGGGTCACCGGCCTGATGTTCGGCGCCGAGGATTTCGGCCGCGAGATCGGCCTGCCGGCGGCGCGCGAAGGCGAGGCCCGCGACATGCTCTACGCGCGCTCCGCGCTCGTGGTCGCCGCGGCGTCGGCCCACGTCCAGGCGGTCGACGGCGTCTGGGTCGACCTCAAGGACTCCGAGGGCCTGCTCGCCTTCGCCCGCCAGTCGCGGCGCCTGGGCTTTTCCGGCATGTCGCTGATTCACCCCTCGCAGATCGATCCGATCAACGCCGTCTTCAGCCCGACGCCGGACGAAATCGACTACTGCCGCAGGATCCTGCAGGCCTTCGAAGAGGCGACCGCTCGCGGCGACGGCTCGATCGCGTTCGGCGGCCAGCTGATCGACCGCCCGATCGTCGAACGGGCGCGCCGGACGCTGGAGATGGCGAAGACGCTCGGCCTCTGCTCCTCGTAA
- a CDS encoding alpha/beta fold hydrolase: MADFKESLSARRAPADDPANTVARILQPPPVAGLFYEIRGFVELPRLLMWFPCLARQPRGSGQPVIVLPGYGAGNLSTAALQTYLRYLGYHVRGIGGGTNSGDAATQMRRVLRRVMTLARRTTRKVQLVGWSFGGYLAREAARERPDLVDQVITLGTPVVGGPKYTVVARSMRRRGIDVDAIALEIEARNRTSLLTPVTAIYSRADRVVAWEACLDPAGANVDHIEVSTTHLGLGFCPEVYEIIAQRLARGGTPLSRPPAGR, encoded by the coding sequence GTGGCCGATTTCAAAGAAAGCCTCTCCGCCCGCCGGGCTCCGGCCGATGACCCGGCCAACACGGTCGCTCGAATTCTTCAGCCGCCGCCGGTCGCGGGGCTGTTCTACGAGATCCGGGGCTTCGTGGAGCTGCCGCGTCTTCTCATGTGGTTTCCCTGTCTGGCGCGGCAACCTCGGGGCAGCGGCCAGCCGGTGATCGTTCTGCCGGGTTACGGCGCCGGAAACCTTTCCACTGCCGCTCTCCAGACCTACCTCCGTTATCTCGGCTACCACGTCCGCGGCATCGGCGGCGGCACCAATAGCGGCGACGCCGCAACCCAGATGCGCCGCGTGCTCCGCCGCGTCATGACGCTCGCCCGCCGGACGACCAGGAAGGTCCAGCTCGTCGGGTGGAGCTTCGGCGGCTACCTCGCGCGCGAAGCGGCGCGCGAGCGGCCCGACCTCGTGGATCAGGTGATCACCCTCGGAACTCCGGTGGTCGGCGGCCCGAAATACACCGTGGTGGCACGCTCGATGCGCCGCCGGGGAATCGACGTCGACGCGATCGCGCTGGAGATCGAGGCGCGCAACCGGACCTCGCTCCTGACCCCGGTGACCGCGATCTACTCGCGGGCGGACCGCGTGGTCGCATGGGAGGCCTGCCTCGATCCCGCAGGCGCCAACGTGGACCACATCGAGGTCTCCACCACCCACCTCGGGCTCGGCTTTTGCCCGGAAGTCTACGAGATCATCGCCCAGCGGCTCGCCCGCGGCGGCACGCCTCTCTCCCGTCCGCCCGCCGGCCGCTGA
- a CDS encoding ABC transporter ATP-binding protein has translation MNEARSEARAPVVVAAGVCKSFGARVAVDNLSLEVPARTCFGLLGPNGAGKTTTLRMIYGVTRATRGTIRVFGMDIGREPRRVRRRLGVTLQQNVLLEALSPRENLRVFGRYHLLAEPELSRRAEELIEFLELGSHADTPVRHLSGGFQRRLAIAMSLMNRPELLILDEPTTGLDPAVRLALWSRIRELRAAGTTVLLTTHYMDEAQRLCDSVAIIAGGRVIGEGAPADLIASRLAPEAVEFECSRAEESVLLDGLEGSARRLRAGNRLMLYVEDAALLIERIRRYDRGDRRPVIVRPTNLEDVFLALTGTSLEGGA, from the coding sequence TTGAACGAAGCCCGGAGTGAAGCACGGGCGCCTGTCGTCGTGGCGGCCGGCGTCTGCAAGAGCTTCGGCGCGCGAGTGGCCGTCGACAATCTCAGCCTGGAGGTGCCCGCGCGAACGTGTTTCGGCCTGTTGGGGCCGAACGGCGCGGGGAAAACGACCACGTTGCGGATGATCTACGGCGTGACGCGCGCGACGCGCGGCACGATCCGCGTCTTCGGCATGGACATCGGCCGCGAGCCGCGCCGCGTGCGCCGCCGCCTGGGCGTGACGCTGCAACAAAACGTGTTGCTCGAAGCGCTCTCGCCTCGAGAGAACCTGCGCGTGTTCGGACGCTACCACCTGCTCGCGGAGCCGGAGCTGTCCCGGCGGGCCGAAGAGCTGATCGAGTTTCTGGAGCTGGGATCGCATGCCGACACTCCCGTGCGCCATCTCTCGGGCGGGTTCCAGCGCCGGCTCGCGATCGCGATGTCCCTCATGAACCGCCCGGAGCTCCTGATTCTCGACGAGCCGACGACCGGGCTGGATCCGGCGGTCCGCCTCGCCCTGTGGTCGCGGATCCGCGAGCTTCGGGCCGCGGGCACGACCGTGCTCCTGACCACGCACTACATGGACGAGGCCCAGCGGCTGTGCGATTCGGTCGCCATCATCGCCGGAGGCAGAGTGATCGGCGAGGGAGCGCCGGCCGATCTGATCGCGAGCCGCCTCGCTCCCGAAGCCGTAGAGTTCGAGTGCAGCCGGGCGGAGGAGTCGGTCCTGCTCGACGGGCTGGAGGGCTCCGCGCGGCGGCTGAGAGCCGGGAACCGGCTCATGCTCTACGTTGAGGACGCCGCTCTTCTGATCGAGCGCATCCGCCGCTACGATCGGGGCGACCGGCGGCCGGTCATCGTCCGGCCGACGAATCTCGAGGACGTCTTTCTGGCGCTCACGGGCACCAGCCTGGAGGGGGGCGCGTGA